A single window of Vibrio campbellii CAIM 519 = NBRC 15631 = ATCC 25920 DNA harbors:
- a CDS encoding GNAT family N-acetyltransferase, whose amino-acid sequence MLSLPISTPRTELKPLTKSDWDLYRRLSSEPQIIALCFDPPTDEEMRQNFESRLPAWTPQSEHWLCLVIYEKQSARPIGITGFVLQDSIAEVGYLLLPEFYGQQFGTESLTGVIEWAFEQHKISQFSATVTEGNIGSERVLEKCGFKLTETIPEAYEIGGRKYADKLYSLHK is encoded by the coding sequence GTGTTATCTCTACCCATTTCCACCCCAAGAACGGAGCTTAAACCGCTAACGAAAAGTGATTGGGATCTGTATCGCCGCTTGAGTAGCGAACCACAAATCATCGCGCTTTGTTTTGACCCACCGACCGATGAGGAAATGCGCCAAAATTTCGAATCGCGGTTACCTGCATGGACACCGCAAAGCGAGCATTGGTTATGTTTGGTGATTTATGAAAAACAAAGCGCACGACCAATCGGCATCACAGGATTTGTATTACAAGATAGCATTGCTGAAGTCGGGTATTTATTGCTGCCAGAATTTTATGGCCAACAGTTTGGTACGGAATCCCTTACCGGTGTGATAGAGTGGGCGTTTGAGCAGCACAAGATTTCTCAGTTTTCCGCCACGGTCACAGAGGGCAATATTGGCTCTGAGCGAGTGCTGGAAAAATGTGGCTTCAAACTCACCGAGACCATCCCCGAAGCCTATGAAATAGGTGGGAGAAAGTACGCAGATAAGCTCTATTCATTACACAAATAA